The DNA sequence CTCCTCCGCCGAGAGGGAGTCCGCCGCGGACTCGATGCGTTCGAGCTCGGCGAGGACCGGGACGGCGGGTGTCGCGCCGCCGGCGCACAGTTCGCCGTGCAGGTGCGTGGCGAGGGCGTCGGGGTTGGCGTAGTCGAAAAGGAGGGTGGCCGGCAGGGTCAGGCCGGTGACGGTGCTCAGCCGGTTGCGGAACTCGACGGCGGTGAGCGAGTCGAAGCCGAGTTCGTTGAAGGCCCGTCCGGACTGCACGGCGGCGCTGTTCTCGTAGGCGAGGACGAGGGCCACCTGGTCGCGGACGAGGGTGAGCACCTCGCGCCGCTGCTCGCTCTCGGGGAGCGCGGCGAGCCGGCCGACCAGGTCCGACGGGGCCTCGGCCGCGCCGGCCGGGTCGCCGGCGGGCGCTGTGGCGGCGGCCCGTACCTCGGGCAGCGCGGACAGCAGCGGGCTGGGGCGGGTCGCGGTGAACGACGGCGCGAGCAGGGGCCAGTCGGCGTCGAAGACACCGACGCAGGCCGCCGGGCGGTCCAGGGCCCGCCGGAGGGCGGTCAGGCACACGTCGGCGTCCATCGGGGCCAGGCCGCGCCACCAGGAACGGTCCTGGGACGCCTCCTCGCCCGCCATGCCGCCGCCGTCCCACGGGCCCCAGGCCACCGAGGTCGCGGCGAGGCCGAGGGCCCTGCGGTGCTCGGCCAGGGCGTCCAGGTAGGCGTTGGCCGCGGCGTAGGCGCCCTGTCCCGCGCTGCCGAGCAGTCCGGCGATCGAGGAGAAGGTGACGAACGCCGTCAGGTCGCGGTCCCGGGTGAGCTCGTGCAGGTTGCGGGCGGCCGTCACCTTGGGGCGCAGGACGCCGGCGAGCCGGTCGGGGGTGAGGGATTCCAGGACGCCGTCGTCCAGGACACCGGCCGTGTGCACGACCGCCGTCAGCGGCCGGTCCTCCGGGAGCCCGTCGAGGAGCGCGGCGAGGGCCGTGTGGTCGGCGGCGTCGCAGGCGGCCACGGTGACCTGGGCGCCCAGGGCGGTGAGTTCGGCCGCGAGGTCGGCGGCGCCCGGGGCGTCCGGGCCGCGGCGGCTGGTCAGGACGAGGTGCTCGGCGCCGTCCCGGGCCAGCGAGCGGGCGACGTGCGCGCCGAGCGCGCCGGTGCCGCCGGTGATCAGGACGCTGCCGCGCGGGGGCCAGGGGTGGGGGATCTCCCCGGGCGCGCTGTCCGCGACCGCACCGTCCGCGCTGCCCGTACCCGCGGCGTCCGCACCGGCTCGGCCGGCAGCGGGGCCGGCTGCCGCAGGGGCGTCGGTGCCCACCGTCGCGGTGGCGGGGGCGGGGGCGGCGGTGCCGGTGGCCCGGCTACCGGTGCCGGTCGGCGTGGTGCCGGCACCGGCGGCCGCGGAGTCACCGGCCTCGGTGCCGTGCGTCACGGTGCGATCCGCCGCGGTCCCGCTCACCGCCGTGCCGTCCGCCATGACGCCGTCGGCCGTAGCGCTGCCGGTGGAGGCCTCGGTGGCCGCGGCCCCGCCGGCCGTGGCGCCGGTCGTCGTGCCGAGGCCCGTGTCGGCCGGTATCCGGACCAGTCGGCGGCCGAAGGTTCCTGAGGCACGGACGGCGACCTGGTCCTCCGTTCCTGTGCCGGCGTCCGGGGCGGCGGACGCGCCCGCCAGGACGGCGGTGAGCCGTTCGGCGGCGCGGTCGTCGGGTGCCGGCGGGACGTCGACGAGCCCGCCCCAGCGGCGGGGCTGCTCCAGGGCGGCGACCCGGCCGAGGCCCCACACCTGTGCCTGCTCCGGGTGCGGCAGTTCCTCGGCTCCGCCGACCGCGACGGCACCGCTGGTCAGGCACCACAGCGGGGCGTCGACGGCCGCTTCGCCCAGGGCCTGGGCGAGGGCGACCGTGGCGTTCAGGCCGCCGCCGGCGTCACGCTCGTCGAGTGCGAGGAGGGAGACCACTCCGCGTACGTCGCCGGCCCCGTTGAGCGCGGACCGCAGCCGGTCGGCGAGGGCGGCGGCGGACGGACCGGGCGCGTCGGTCCCATCGGTCACGTCGGCCGCGTCCGGGCCGATGTGCCGGACGTCGGCGCCGTGTCCGGTCAGGGCCGTGTCGAGCCGCTCGGTCCACGGCCGGGCGGCCGGGCCGTCCGGGGAGACGACGAGCCAGGTGCCGGCCACCGCGCCGGCGTCGGGGGCGGGCGGGGTGAGGGGCTGCCAGTCGATGCGGTAGCTCCAGGCGTCGGCGGTCTCCTCGGTGACCCGGCGGGTGTGCCAGGAGGCGAGCAGCGGCAGCACCGTGTCCAGGGCGTCCCGCTCGGCGCCGGGGCCGGCGCCCAGGGCCCCGGCGAGGGCGCCGGTGTCGGTGCGGCGCACCGCGTCCCAGAAGGCGGTGTCGGCGGCGCCGGTTCCCGGTCGGGCGGCCGGACGCGGGGTGCCCGCGACGTCGTCCTCCCACCAGTAGCGCTGCCGCTGGAACGGGTAGGTGGGCAGGTCCACCCGTCGGCCGCCCCAACTCCCGCTGGCCGAGGGCCAGTCGACGGCGGTGCCGTGGACGTGGAGTTCGGCCAGCGCGGCGGTCAGGGTGCGCGGCTCGGGGCGGTCGGCGCGGAGCAGCGGGACGAAGACCGGGGCGTCGGGCCCGGTGTCGTCCGTGACGCAGCGGCGGGCGAGGGCGGTGAGGGTGGCGCCGGGGCCGAGTTCGACGAAGGTGCCGGCGCCGTGCTCGCGGAGCGTGGCGATGCCGTCGGCGAACCGGACGGTCTCGCGGACGTGCCGCACCCAGTACTCGGCGGACGCCAACTCGTCGCCCCCGCACAGCTTTCCGGTCAGGTTGGAGACGAGGGGGATGCGGGGCGGGGCCGTCGGGAGGCCGTCGACGGCCTTCCGGAAGTCCGCGAGCATGGGGTCCATGCGGGGTGAGTGGAATGCGTGGCTGACGCGCAGCCGCGACGTCTTGCGCCCTTGCTCCCGGAGTTGATCGGCGGCGCGCAGGACGGCGTCCTCGTCGCCGGAGAGGACCACGGACGCCGGTCCGTTGACGGCGGCGACCGCGAGCCGGTCGCCGAGGAGCGGCCGTACGTCGTCCTCGGACGCCTCGACGGCGACCATCGCGCCGCCCGTGGGCAGCGCCTCCATCAGCCGGGCCCGGGCGGCGACCAGGGTGCAGGCGTCGTCCAGGGTGAAGACCCCGGCGGCGTGGGCGGCGGCGATCTCGCCGATGGAGTGGCCGATCAGCAGGTCGGGGCGGACGCCCCACTCCTCCAGCAGCCGGAAGAGGGCGACTTCGACGGCGAAGAGGGCGGCCTGGGCGTGGCCGGTGCGGTCGAGCCGTTCCGCGCGGGCCGCGTCGCGCCCGTCGCCGTGGAGCCACATGGTCTCCCGCACCGGCGTGTCGAGCCGCCGGTCGAGGGCGTCGCAGACGGCGTCGAGGGCCGCCGCGAAGGCGGGCTCGGACGCGTACAACTCCTGTGCCATGCCGGGGCGTTGGGCGCCCTGCCCGGTGAACATGAAGGCCGTCCGGGCGCCGGTGCCGCGCGGGGTGCCGCGCACCAGCCCGGGGGTGTCGTCGCCGGCGGCCAGCGCGTCGAGGCGGCGCAGCAGCCCGTCGCGGTCGTCGTCGACGACGGCGGCCCGGTGGTCGAAGACGGCGCGGGTGGTCGCGAGGGAGAAGGCGACGTCCACGGCGCTCGCGGGGCCGCCGTGGGGGTGCGGTGCGGTGAGGTGGGCGCGCAGCCGGGCCGCCGCGTCGCGCAGTGCCCGGTCGTCGCGGGCCGACAGCAGCCAGGGCAGCGGGCGGGCGGGGGCCTCGGCGGCCTCCGGGGCGTCAGCGGCCTCCGGGAGGCCGGGGGCGTCCGGGGCGTCGGCGGCCGGCGCCTCCTCGATGATGACGTGGGCGTTGGTGCCGCTGAGGCCGAAGGAGGAGACGCCGGCGCGGCGCGGGGCGTCGCCGCTCCATTCCACCGGCTCGGTCAGCAGCCGGACGTTCCCGGCCGACCAGTCGACCTTCGGCGTCGGCTCGTCGACGTGCAGGGTGCGGGGCAGCGTCCGGTGCCGGATCGCCTCGACCATCTTGATGATGCCGCCGACGCCGGCGGCGGCCTGGGCGTGCCCCATGTTGGACTTGATGGAGCCGAGCCAAAGAGGCTGGCCGTCGGGGCGGTTGCGGCCGTAGGTGGCGAGGAGGGCCTGGGCCTCGATGGGGTCGCCGAGGACGGTGCCGGTGCCGTGCGCCTCGACGGCCTGGACGTCGGCGGGGGTGAGGCCGGCGTTGTCGAGGGCCTGGCGGATGACGCGCTGCTGGGAGGGCCCGTTGGGGGCGGTGAGGCCGTTGCTGGCGCCGTCCTGGTTGACCGCCGAGCCCCGGACGACGGCGAGGACGGGGTGGCCGTTGCGGCGCGCGTCGGACAGCCGTTCCACCAGCAGCACCCCGGCGCCCTCCGACCAGCCGGCGCCGTCCGCCGCGCCCGCGAAGGACTTGCAGCGGCCGTCCTTGGCGAGGCCGCGCTGCCGGCTGAACTCGACGAACATCTCCGGCCCGGCCATCACGGTGACGCCGCCGGCCAGGGCCAGCGAGCACTCGCCGTTGCGCAGGGACTGCGCGGCCAGGTGGAGCGCCACCAGCGACGACGAGCAGGCCGTGTCCACCGTGAGCGCCGGGCCCTCGAAGCCGAAGGTGTAGGAGACGCGGCCGGACACCAGGCTGCCGGCCGTGCTGCCGCCCGCGTAGTCGTGGTACATCAGGCCGGCGAACACGCCGGTGCGGCTGCCCTTGAGGGTGCCGGGGTCGATCCCGGCCCGCTCGAACGCCTCCCAGGC is a window from the Streptomyces mobaraensis genome containing:
- a CDS encoding type I polyketide synthase, whose translation is MANDQKLRDYLRRATADLHETRRRLREVEDGRHEPIAIVGMGCRYPGGVAGPEDLWRVVDTGADVVGQFPTDRGWDMDTLYDPAPGRPGRSYVREGGFLYDAADFDPVFFGLSPREAPETDPQQRLLLEVAWEAFERAGIDPGTLKGSRTGVFAGLMYHDYAGGSTAGSLVSGRVSYTFGFEGPALTVDTACSSSLVALHLAAQSLRNGECSLALAGGVTVMAGPEMFVEFSRQRGLAKDGRCKSFAGAADGAGWSEGAGVLLVERLSDARRNGHPVLAVVRGSAVNQDGASNGLTAPNGPSQQRVIRQALDNAGLTPADVQAVEAHGTGTVLGDPIEAQALLATYGRNRPDGQPLWLGSIKSNMGHAQAAAGVGGIIKMVEAIRHRTLPRTLHVDEPTPKVDWSAGNVRLLTEPVEWSGDAPRRAGVSSFGLSGTNAHVIIEEAPAADAPDAPGLPEAADAPEAAEAPARPLPWLLSARDDRALRDAAARLRAHLTAPHPHGGPASAVDVAFSLATTRAVFDHRAAVVDDDRDGLLRRLDALAAGDDTPGLVRGTPRGTGARTAFMFTGQGAQRPGMAQELYASEPAFAAALDAVCDALDRRLDTPVRETMWLHGDGRDAARAERLDRTGHAQAALFAVEVALFRLLEEWGVRPDLLIGHSIGEIAAAHAAGVFTLDDACTLVAARARLMEALPTGGAMVAVEASEDDVRPLLGDRLAVAAVNGPASVVLSGDEDAVLRAADQLREQGRKTSRLRVSHAFHSPRMDPMLADFRKAVDGLPTAPPRIPLVSNLTGKLCGGDELASAEYWVRHVRETVRFADGIATLREHGAGTFVELGPGATLTALARRCVTDDTGPDAPVFVPLLRADRPEPRTLTAALAELHVHGTAVDWPSASGSWGGRRVDLPTYPFQRQRYWWEDDVAGTPRPAARPGTGAADTAFWDAVRRTDTGALAGALGAGPGAERDALDTVLPLLASWHTRRVTEETADAWSYRIDWQPLTPPAPDAGAVAGTWLVVSPDGPAARPWTERLDTALTGHGADVRHIGPDAADVTDGTDAPGPSAAALADRLRSALNGAGDVRGVVSLLALDERDAGGGLNATVALAQALGEAAVDAPLWCLTSGAVAVGGAEELPHPEQAQVWGLGRVAALEQPRRWGGLVDVPPAPDDRAAERLTAVLAGASAAPDAGTGTEDQVAVRASGTFGRRLVRIPADTGLGTTTGATAGGAAATEASTGSATADGVMADGTAVSGTAADRTVTHGTEAGDSAAAGAGTTPTGTGSRATGTAAPAPATATVGTDAPAAAGPAAGRAGADAAGTGSADGAVADSAPGEIPHPWPPRGSVLITGGTGALGAHVARSLARDGAEHLVLTSRRGPDAPGAADLAAELTALGAQVTVAACDAADHTALAALLDGLPEDRPLTAVVHTAGVLDDGVLESLTPDRLAGVLRPKVTAARNLHELTRDRDLTAFVTFSSIAGLLGSAGQGAYAAANAYLDALAEHRRALGLAATSVAWGPWDGGGMAGEEASQDRSWWRGLAPMDADVCLTALRRALDRPAACVGVFDADWPLLAPSFTATRPSPLLSALPEVRAAATAPAGDPAGAAEAPSDLVGRLAALPESEQRREVLTLVRDQVALVLAYENSAAVQSGRAFNELGFDSLTAVEFRNRLSTVTGLTLPATLLFDYANPDALATHLHGELCAGGATPAVPVLAELERIESAADSLSAEEIERTRIGHRLRELADRLTARLTEHDGASGTAGAAGAAPADGPSVADRLDSATAEDVFDFLDKELGLS